From a single Camarhynchus parvulus chromosome 20, STF_HiC, whole genome shotgun sequence genomic region:
- the GID8 gene encoding glucose-induced degradation protein 8 homolog codes for MSYAEKPDEITKDEWMEKLNNLHIQRADMNRLIMNYLVTEGFKEAAEKFRMESGIEPSVDLETLDERIKIREMILKGQIQEAIALINSLHPELLDTNRYLYFHLQQQHLIELIRQRETEAALEFAQTQLAEQGEESRECLTEMERTLALLAFDNPEESPFGDLLNMMQRQKVWSEVNQAVLDYENRESTPKLAKLLKLLLWAQNELDQKKVKYPKMTDLSKGTIEEPK; via the exons ATGAGTTATGCAGAAAAACCTGATGAAATCACGAAAGATGAATGGATGGAAAAGCTTAATAACTTACATATCCAGAGAGCAGACATGAACCGCCTTATCATGAACTACCTTGTCACAG AGGGCTttaaagaagcagcagagaaatttcGGATGGAGTCTGGAATTGAACCCAGCGTGGATTTAGAGACTCTggatgaaagaataaaaatccgTGAGATGATCTTGAAAGGGCAGATCCAGGAAGCCATTGCATTGATAAACAGCCTccatccagagctgctggatacCAACAGATATCTCTACTTTCATTTGCAG CAACAGCACTTGATTGAACTGATTCGGCAGCGTGAgacagaggcagctctggaatTTGCTCAGACCCAATTAGCAGAACaaggggaggagagcagggaatgccTGACAGAAATGGAGCGCACGCTGGCTCTGCTTGCCTTTGATAATCCCGAAGAATCACCATTTGGAGACTTGCTGAACATGATGCAGCGACAGAAG gtatGGAGTGAGGTTAATCAAGCTGTTCTAGACTATGAAAATCGTGAATCAACACCCAAGTTGGCAAAATTACTGAAACTACTACTGTGGGCTCAGAATGAGCTGGACCAGAAGAAAGTGAAATACCCCAAAATGACAGACCTCAGCAAGGGGACGATTGAAGAGCCCAAGTAA
- the SLC17A9 gene encoding solute carrier family 17 member 9 codes for MAAGGGGRNVPPGSGPRDGMRRDGGTEPYWSRPECRVWTAMLLLGTCLLYCARVTVPICAVALSSYFDWDKKQFGVVLSSFFWGYCLTQIVGGHISDQIGGEKVLLLSASAWGFLTVLTPLLTHITSAHLVFMTSSRFLMGLLQGVYFPSLASLLSQRVRESERAFTYSTVGTGSQFGTLLIGGAGSLLLDWYGWESVFYFSGLLTLLWVYCTCKYLLSEKELTIPMNYLTRGLSVPKQTKVPWKQLFRKAPIWAVIIAQLSTASTFFTLLSWLPTFFKETFPDSKGWVFNVVPWLVAIPTSLFSGFLSDHLISQGYRTITIRKFMQVIGSGVSSIFALCLGQTSSFCKAIVFASASVGLQTFNHSGISVNVQDLAPSCAGLLFGVANTGGALLGVICVYLAGYLIETTGSWISVFNLVAAVNSIGLCTFLLFGEAQRVDTGSVYVDL; via the exons ATGgccgcggggggcggcggcAGGAATGTGCCCCCGGGCAGCGGCCCCCGCGACGGCATGAGGCGGGATGGCGGCACCGAGCCCTACTGGTCCAG gcctGAATGCCGTGTGTGGACGGcgatgctgctgctggggacgtGCCTGCTGTACTGTGCCCGTGTCACCGTGCCCATCTGCGCTGTGGCCCTCAGCTCCTACTTCGACTGGGACAAGAAGCAGTTTGGTGTCGTGCTCAGCAGCTTCTTCTGGGGATACTGCTTGACACAGATTGTTGGAGGACACATCAGTGACCA AATAGGAGGTGAGAAAGTTCTCCTCCTTTCAGCGTCAGCCTGGGGGTTCCTCACAGTCCTCACCCCGCTGCTCACCCACATCACCTCAGCCCATCTGGTTTTTATGACCTCCTCCAGGTTCCTCATGGGGCTGCTGCAAG GGGTGTATTTCCCATCCCTGGCCAGCCTGCTGTCCCAGAGGGTCCGGGAGAGCGAGCGAGCCTTCACCTACAGCACAGTGGGGACTGGATCCCAGTTTGG AACTCTGCTGATTGGTGGTGCAGGATCTCTCCTCCTGGACTGGTACGGCTGGGAAAGTGTTTTCTACTTCTCTGGTTTGCTCACTCTGCTCTGGGTTTATTGCACCTGCAAATACCTCCTGAGTGAGAAAG aACTCACCATCCCCATGAACTATTTAACGAGGGGACTCTCAGTGCCCAAGCAGACCAAAGTTCCCTGGAAGCAGCTGTTCAGGAAGGCACCGATCTG GGCTGTCATCATCGCCCAGCTCTCCACGGCCAGCACCTTCTtcaccctgctctcctggctgccgACTTTCTTTAAGGAAACTTTTCCCGACTCCAAG GGCTGGGTGTTTAATGTAGTCCCCTGGCTGGTTGCAATTCCGACGAGCTTGTTCAGTGGATTTCTGTCTGATCATTTAATTAGTCAAG GGTACAGAACCATCACCATTCGTAAGTTCATGCAG gtCATTGGCTCTGGTGTCTCGAGCATTTTTGCTTTGTGCCTGGGCCAGACCTCCAGTTTCTGCAAAGCAATAGTGTTTGCCTCAGCCTCTGTTGGACTGCAGACCTTCAACCACAG TGGCATCTCAGTAAACGTGCAGGACCTGGCCCCCTCGTGTGCTGGCTTGCTCTTTG GGGTTGCAAATACAGGAGGAGCCCTCCTAG GTGTCATTTGTGTGTACCTGGCTGGATACCTGATTGAGACCACTGGCTCCTGGATCTCTGTTTTCAACCTGGTGGCAGCTGTGAACAGCATTGGGCTCTGCACATTCCTCCTGTTTGGAGAGGCCCAGAGGGTGGACACAGGCTCTGTGTATGTGGATCTTTAG